One part of the Leptospira venezuelensis genome encodes these proteins:
- a CDS encoding DUF2191 domain-containing protein, with translation MKVTAILPDDLIAEVQKYSGGKNITDSLQKALSEWLKQAKIRNLNAKLHKSPLSFQDGFSGENIRNLNRNR, from the coding sequence ATGAAAGTGACCGCGATACTACCAGATGATCTCATTGCAGAGGTTCAAAAGTATTCTGGAGGTAAAAACATAACTGATTCTCTCCAGAAAGCGCTCTCAGAGTGGTTAAAACAGGCCAAAATAAGGAATTTGAACGCAAAGCTACATAAATCCCCACTTTCATTCCAGGATGGCTTCTCTGGGGAAAATATCCGCAACTTGAATCGGAATAGATGA
- a CDS encoding PIN domain-containing protein, with protein sequence MILVDTSVWIEFFRGNEPHFSELKELIESSEVIVHEVVFGELLQGCKNKNEVSFILEYWENLNTLTSDGSFLLAGKLSFENKHIDKGIGLIDSVLINEVRGKKLQLWTLDKKILKVLDRKEIYSSKGKHVG encoded by the coding sequence ATGATTCTTGTAGATACATCAGTTTGGATTGAATTCTTTAGAGGGAATGAACCTCATTTCAGTGAGCTAAAAGAGTTAATCGAGTCATCTGAAGTAATAGTTCATGAAGTTGTCTTTGGAGAATTACTCCAAGGCTGTAAAAATAAGAACGAAGTATCTTTTATTCTAGAGTATTGGGAAAATCTAAATACTTTAACTTCAGACGGTAGTTTTCTCTTAGCGGGTAAACTCTCATTTGAGAACAAGCATATTGATAAAGGAATTGGATTAATTGATTCAGTTCTTATTAATGAAGTTAGAGGCAAAAAACTTCAACTTTGGACATTAGATAAAAAGATCCTTAAAGTTTTAGATAGAAAAGAAATCTATTCGAGTAAAGGCAAGCACGTCGGCTAA
- a CDS encoding SH3 domain-containing protein translates to MHKILSISILLFSALFCSKQKTHTVGTVTLQEGISLYSKPSKESKRLSTIPFGSKIDLYRENIPNVEKLPSSYWYETYYSGLKGWVFGEAIIFAEQCPCRFTKEIIGSVYHNKCIYPFSTEYLGGTLISDSHAFSMLKVKSEFITLFELSLKHGESEPCWYILDTLKINEHSLPQGYKVEGMDCKHKESNDSNVVSIVKFDYVDGINNYILQSWEADKGTGKFIKLDSRKVECIPQCYGDICD, encoded by the coding sequence ATGCATAAAATTCTTTCTATTTCAATTCTTCTTTTTTCCGCCTTGTTTTGTTCTAAGCAGAAAACACATACAGTTGGTACTGTAACTTTACAAGAGGGAATTTCACTTTATAGTAAACCAAGCAAAGAATCAAAAAGACTCAGTACTATTCCTTTTGGATCAAAGATTGATCTTTACAGAGAGAATATCCCGAATGTGGAAAAATTGCCTTCTTCATATTGGTATGAAACTTACTATTCTGGGCTAAAAGGTTGGGTATTCGGGGAGGCAATTATCTTTGCAGAACAATGTCCTTGCCGGTTTACTAAAGAAATAATAGGATCTGTTTATCATAATAAATGTATCTATCCTTTTAGCACAGAGTATTTGGGCGGAACTCTAATTTCTGATTCTCATGCATTTTCAATGTTAAAAGTCAAAAGTGAGTTTATTACTTTGTTTGAATTAAGTCTTAAACATGGAGAAAGTGAACCTTGCTGGTATATATTGGATACACTCAAAATTAACGAGCATTCGCTACCTCAAGGCTATAAAGTTGAAGGTATGGACTGCAAACATAAAGAAAGTAACGATTCTAATGTAGTTTCTATAGTGAAATTCGATTATGTTGACGGGATAAATAATTATATTCTTCAATCTTGGGAGGCTGATAAAGGTACCGGAAAATTCATTAAGTTAGATAGCCGAAAAGTGGAGTGTATTCCTCAATGCTATGGGGATATTTGCGATTAA
- a CDS encoding YcxB family protein → MKEIKLIFTPTLEEILDASYRLFVRMEFYKSQIKGRPTRIKIYVALFFFVLLLIYVSPNNTFVYILLSVTILGSIYEYFYPRLAKRNLIKAVKMENPQLSSEEITLSSDGIVAKHKDHTSKYSWNDLSDIKVNDSDIEIYFAKKGLVILRKRFLNHPSEFKAIIDICNLALSDQKKTLFSN, encoded by the coding sequence TTGAAAGAAATAAAATTAATATTTACTCCAACTCTTGAAGAGATTTTAGACGCTAGCTATCGCCTATTCGTTAGAATGGAATTTTACAAATCTCAGATTAAGGGAAGGCCAACTCGAATAAAAATTTACGTCGCTCTCTTCTTTTTTGTTCTACTTTTGATATATGTTTCCCCTAATAATACGTTTGTCTATATTCTCCTTTCCGTTACTATTTTAGGGTCTATATACGAATATTTTTATCCGCGATTGGCCAAAAGGAATTTGATTAAGGCCGTTAAAATGGAAAATCCTCAGCTAAGTTCGGAAGAAATTACATTAAGCTCAGATGGGATCGTAGCAAAGCATAAGGATCATACTTCGAAGTATTCTTGGAATGATTTAAGTGATATTAAAGTCAACGATTCCGATATTGAAATCTATTTTGCCAAAAAGGGATTAGTAATCTTGAGAAAGAGATTTCTCAATCATCCTTCTGAATTTAAGGCTATTATAGATATTTGTAACTTAGCACTTTCAGATCAGAAAAAAACTCTCTTTTCAAATTGA